The genomic window GGTGAAAGTGCTGTGAAACAAGTGCTGCCCGAACTCCGCGCCGCCCTGAAAGATTCCTCCACCTACGTCCGCAACACCGCCGCCGAAGCCCTCGGCCGCTTCGGTGAATCATCCGATCTGAATCCGAGCCTCACGATCCTAATCGCCGATGCCGACTTCACCAAAACAGGCTTCTACGCCGCCCTCTACGCACTGAACGGCATCGACCACCTCGAAGCCAAAGCCAAGTCTAATACCAGCGGCATCAAAGCCCTGCCCAGCGAATTGACCGGTTACCCGAACAAACTCGGGGAATACCTTCCTCGCCTCCAAGAACGCATCCTCGAAAACCTCGGTGAACCAGTGACACGTAATCCGTCCGAAGCCCCCGCACCCAAAGCCAAGAAAAAGAAGAAGGCTGAGTAGTAAAGATTACCGCAATCCAGGCTGAACCCCATCACCTGCATCCTTAACAAGTCGTAATATGCGTTTGGCTATGGAAACAAGCTGATCATATGTAAAAACTGTGATTGCTTTGTTCATCCCTTGCTTCATCAAAATGTGTCTTTTTTGATCTTCAGTAAGGTTGTAACCAATTATGAGCACGCACCGAGGATTTTCAAAAAAAAGCTTCTTCTGATCCTGCAAGTACGCTCTTTGTCTAACACAGAAGTCCAAGTATCTTTCAGCCTGATTCCAAGCGTCATTAAATTCAGCAGATAAATTCCCATCGCTTTTGAAAAGCTTCAAAAATGGGTGTTTCAACTCAATCACATCATGACATCCGTCATAACACCGAACAGCAGTAAAGTCCGGGATATTGATATCGTCCATTTTCGCATGCCTTAGTAACTGCGAATAATTCCCCGCCAACATCCACTCGCTCCTCGTGAGAATCTGTTGATACTTTGACTCTTCCTCACAATTTGAATCCAATAATGCTTGGAGTAATTTTAAGCTGTTCTCCATTTCAGCAATCCGCGCCACACCTTGAGGCAACATTTGCTTCAGCCCAAAAAGGACCAAAGTTTGTTGTGCTAGCATATCCTCGATCCGATAAACCCTTTGATTCTTCTCAAAAGCCAGAGGACCAAAATCATAGAAAACAGATCTTCTCCAACCAAAAGATTGAACCACCACAAAAGCTGCATCGACCGGAATCGAGACCCCCACATCTACCTCGGGAATATCTGAAATATCGTTAACATAAACATCCTCACCAGACTTAATTGAACGGTTAGATTTAACCGTCATTTTCATATCAAGCTCGTTAACATATGCTGTAGCAGATAAATCGGCATTAACGACAACAAGAAGATGATGAATTTGAAACGGGTGAGGAAAACCCGGGATTTTCGAGAACAAACATCCATGCAACTGTTCCAGCCTATCCGCTAAATGCGCATCCTTGGGGCCAACCAATTCCCTAAAAATCACCTCAACGGTCTCCCCAGCTGCAGCAGTATTTAAAGAAAATCCAGAAGGGAATTGTTTAAGCTGAAAACTTATCGGCATAAAAAATTTTCTGACTGCCATTCACGCACAAAACCTCACTGAGTTCAATAGTAGCATCTTTTTTTGATAGGAATTTCCATCTACCCTTGACTTGCTCAAAGCCAGAATTGTCTTAGCTTTCCCCCATGCCCCATCTGATTTACCTGCTGGCATTGTGCTTGTGCGCGAACCTCTCCTTCGCCCAAGAAAAGGAAAAGGTCACCCTCGAATCAGGCCGCTACGAGCAACGCCATCGCGCTGGCTTCGATGGCACGGGCCGTTACTACATGGGCCGCGAGATCGCGCATGTCATGGGCCATCAAGCGGCCGATTGGCTCGAACGCCCCGAGCGCGAACAGGAAGAGCACACCACGGAGATGATCAAGCTTCTCGACCTGAAACCCGGCGAGAAAGCCGCGGATATCGGCGCAGGCACGGGCTACATCACCCGCCGCCTCGCGGAAGGCGTGGGCAAGAGCGGCTCGGTTTACGGCGTGGAGATCCAGCAGGAGATGCTTGATCTCTTGCAGAAGAACATGCGCGAACGCGGCCACACGAACATCATCTCCGTCCTCGGCACCGTCAGTGATCCCAAGCTACCCGCGAACACCCTAGACCTCATCATCATGGTGGATGTGTATCACGAATTCTCTCACCCCTACGAGATGATGGATAACATGGTGAAAGCACTGAAGCCCGGTGGCCGCATCGCTTTCGTCGAATTCAAAGCCGAAGACCAGAGCGTCCCCATCAAGCGCACCCACAAGATGTCCGAAGCCCAGGTAAAAAAAGAAGCCCTCGTTTTCAAAGACCTCGAATGGAGCAAGACCCACACGACGCTCCCCTGGCAACACGTCATCGTCTTCAAGAAGAAAGCTGCTACACCCGTTAAAGACCGTTAAATGGTGATTCGTGAATCGTTAAAAACAATTCCGACCTCCCCATCCCTGTAGTGCCAGAGGCACGACTCGAGGGTAGCCGTGGGTGAAGCGCAGCGAAACCCACGGAAGACCATTTTAAAATCAACCCGAGTCGCGTAGCGACGACCCGACATTCTCTCGATGTTGGAAGTTGGGCGTTCGATGTTCGATGTTTCCGCCCCGCTTTCTTCATTCTCCCTTCTTAATTCTTCATTCTGTTCACAACGCCTCAATCCGTTCCCACAACGGCTTCAGATCATCATCCACCATCGCCATCGCCTTGATCGTGCGCACGTCTCCGGCCACATCCATCGCGCGCTGCAACCACGACCACGCTTCATCGAGCCGCCCCATCTGCGTGGCGTAACACGCCAGATTATACGGAATCGTTTTCTCTCCTGTGAACAGGTCTGCCGCCGGTCGCAACGCATGCCACGCCTTCTCCAATCCCCCACCCGGCGCGCGTCGCAAGCTGTAAGCCCGATGGATCCACCCGAACGCATTCGTCGGTGCGATCTCCACCAAGCGCTCCGCCACCACCAGTGATTCCGCCCACTCCTTCAACTCCGCGTGCAAGCCCCACAGTAACTCCAGCACCTCCGGCTGATCGCGTCCCGCCGGAGTCAGCGATTGCAACTCAATCACCGCCTCCCGCGAATTCCCGAGCATGGACCACCCGATCGCCGCATCGAACAACAAATTGTCCGGATGCTCAAACCGCAGCTTCTTCTCTTTTTTGATGGCCATGTAACGCTTCCCTAAAAATGAAACCCAATCCCAAGGAAAGCAAGCCACAGAAGCGGAGCGCGACTCTCCGAGTCGCAGCAACTCACCTAAGCAAAGTCATCTCCCCTTCGCAAAAAACGCTCATTCCCCTTCATTCTCTCTTCGCGCCCTTCTGTTAAACCTCTCCGTTCCCTCTGTTCCCTCCTGTTCAAAATTCCACCTCATCCCCTCTTTCGATGTTCAGAGTTCGATGTTGGATGTTCGATGTTTCCATCCCAATATTGGCCCGCCGGTGCAACCGGCTTGTCCCTTCCCCTCATTCCGTCTTTACTCAGCGCATGGGCAAACGGCCTGAGCCAAAACCAGTCGTATTCACGGACCTCAAGTTAAAGACCGCTTCCACCCAAGCGGCCTCTCTGCTCACCCAAGCCGGTCGCGTCGAAATCTCCGTCCTCGCCCCCGACCTCATCCGTCTCCGCGCCACGCGTAACAAATCTTTTAACGAAGGCTCCTTCGCCGTCGTAGAACAATCTCGCTCCGCTGTCCCCACCCGCATCACCGAGCGCAAGCAACACCTCGAACTCAGCACCGAACAATTCCGTTTCCGCCTCAACAAACAAACCGGCTCATGGCGTGTGACCGACTCTAAAGATTGGGTGATCCTCGAAAGCATTGGTGCCATCGAACACACCAAGAAAACCGGCATCACCACGCGCCTCAAACTGGAGCCGAAAGAAAGCATTCTCGGCCTCGGCGAATGCACCGGCCCGCTGAACAAACGCGGCCTCATCCGTGATTTCTGGAACATCGATGTCCTCGGCCACGCCTCGTGCATGCACCCGGCCTTGCGCAGCCTTTATATCGCGATCCCCTTCGGCATCGGCTGGCGACAAGGCCGCGCCTTCGGCATTTTTTGGGATAATCCCGGCCGTCAATCCTGGGACCTCGGCTGCACCGATGATAAGACTTGGAAACTGACCGCCACCACCGGCGATGTGGATCTCTACATCTTTCTCGGCCCCGCTCTGCCGCAGATCATCTCGCGCTTCAGCGAACTCACCGGGCGTATGCCTCTCCCGCCCAAGTGGTCGCTAGGCTATCATCAATCACGCTACGGCTATCCCTCCCGCGAACGCATCGAGGAGATCGCCCGCACCTTGCGCCGCAAACAGATCCCGTGCGATAGTATCCATCTCGACATCCCGCACATGGATGCCTACCGCGTCTTCACCTTCGGCAAGACGTTTCCGAAACCCGGCGAGATGATACGCCAGCTCGCCATCAAAGGCTTCAAGCTTACTGCCATCCTCGATCCCGGCGTGAAGATCGATCGAAAATTTCCCGTCTATCAACGCGGCCGCCGTTTCGATTCATTCGTGAAGGATGCACATGGTAAAGACGTCGTGGGCAAAGTGTGGCCGGGTAAATCCGTGTTCCCCGATTTCTTCCAGATCGATGTCCGCAACTGGTGGGGCGAAGAGCAAGGCGCGCTCAGCCGACTCGGCATCCAAGGTTTCTGGAATGACATGAGCGAGCCCGCCGCCTTCGATCTCCCCGGCAAAACTCTGCCCCTCGATGCACGTCATCACACGACGTTTGGCTCGAAATCCCACGCGGAAATCCACAATGCCTACGGCCTGCACATGACGCACGCCACGTATGACGGCATGCTCGCTGCCGCACCGGACCGACGCCCCTTCGTGCTAAGCCGCGGTGGTTACGCTGGCATCCAACGCTACGCCGCCATCTCCACTGGCGATAATAGTTCCACTTGGGAAAACCTCACCGAGACGATTCCCATGTTGCTCAACTTGAGCTTGAGCGGTGTGCCGAATTGCGGTGCGGACGTTGGCGGTTTCCTTGAGAGCGCTTCCGGTGAATTGCTCGCGCGCTGGATGCAGCTCGCCACCTTCACGCCCTACTTCCGCAATCACACGAACAACGAATCAAAAGATCAGGAGCCATGGGCCTTCGGCACCGAAGTGGAAGGCATCTGCCGCCGTTACATCCAGCTTCGCTACCAGTTACTACCGTATCTCTACTGCCTCTTCGCCGAGGCGCGCGAAACCGGTGCGCCCATCATGCGCCCGCTCGCGTGGCATCACCCGCAGGACGCCATCGCTGCCGCGTGTGGCGATCAATTCCTGCTCGGTGAAAACGTTCTCGTCGCGCCCATCCTGCAACCCGGTGGTGTGGCGCGCAGTGTCTATCTGCCGCGCGGCACGTGGTTCAATTTCTGGAATGGCGAAGCCTTCGATGGCGGCCAGCACATCCTCGTGCAAGCCCCGCTGGACACGATTCCCGTCTTCGTCCGCGCCGGAACCATCCTGCCCTTCGGCCCCGTGCAACAATACGTCGGCGAAGTCGCCGAACCTTTCCAAACTCTCCACATCTGGCCCGGCGGCAATGGCGTGCTCGATTGGTATGAAGACGACGGAGTTTCCAACGACCATCTCACCGGCCAATTCAGCCGTCGTCGCCTCACCACCAAGCCCATCGGTGAACAAACCGAGATCGTCATCGGCACGAACGAAGGTGAATTCCACAGCCCGCACCAAGCCTGGCGCGTCATGCTCCATCAGCAGGACAAGAAACCGAAGCTGACCATCAACGGCCGCACCTTCACCCCACATCACGAAAAAGACTGGGGCTTGGCGATTATTGATCTACCGGTGGTGAAACAGGAGATACGGGTGTTGGTGAAGTGATCCACGAGTGAAAACACCGGCAAGCTATTCCAAATGCAGGTATTTTCCTTCGCCGGTTCGATCGTTCACCCGAATATGAAAGGCTGTGAAACCAGGGGTGATATGACGGTAACGCACTAGCCACATGTCAGTTTTCGGATCGTAGTGTATGTCACGAAGTTTGTATTCATCCATTCGTCGGCCACGCGTTTTCGCGATCTCAGCCGCTACATTGAGAACCTCTGGTTCTGTGCGTTGTGCCGTGGACGAAGCAGTTTTCGGTTGAGACGGGTGTTGGCAGCCACTGCAAAGCACCATTGAAAATACCAGGACAATTCCTTCCTTAAAAAGTGCCTTGCGCATAAGCGCACAATATTTCCCACATCTCACCGGTCAAATATAAAGCGAAGCGCCAATCCCCGGTCCGTCGCGAGTGTCATTCATTCCTGCATGACGCCCCAGCCATCCAGATACCCGTCGACGTGTGACGTTCGCTCTGCCAGCGTTTTCTCAAACGCATTGATGCCATCATAAGTGACCATCATTCTTTTGGACAACGTAAGCTCCATGCCTCCTTCAGGGTAAGGTTTCGTCTCAATATTCTCGAGCCTCTCCCCCGACTTAAGGTCGGCTACATATATGCGGGCAATTTGATCTGCTTCCGCCTCCGTCGCATAGACGGCATGAAAATCAACCACATGCTCTTTGCTAAAATCGAAGCCGTGACTTTCCATCCGACGAAACACATCGCCATTGGCGTCATCTGGATAGTTCATTTTGTCTTATTGGCAATCGGAGCGCCGACCTCCGGTCCGGCGAGAGCTTCATTCACGCAACTCAGTAAACCCGATTTTCTTCAGCGCTTCTCTGGCTTTCTCAAGATCAGGAGCCAGCTCAATGGCTGATATTTCCTGATAAGATGGCATTAATCCATTTTCTGATTTGGCTGTTAAAACTTTCCTGGTCGATTCACCAGACAAGAGTTTTTGCAATTCTTCTTCGGCTTCCAAGCGACGTTTTTCACCCACCCATGCAACCAAGCTGCCGCAAAAATGCCGTCTGCTTTCATACCAACCTCCGCCACTATCACTTGCCACCGCCATTGAACGGATTCCTCCGGCATGGTTATCGCGGTATCGGATGGCAATCCACTGGTTGTTCGTCAATGGAATGACTATCCCCCAATCGCCGACCGCATTCGTCAGATCACCTGTCGTTTGCGCAGCCTTTAGCAACTTGATAGACTCGCGCCGCACGTTGGAATGCCAAGTCGCCGGATAGATGAACTCGACGTAGGCGTAGAAGCCAGCAATGCACAGGAGTGCCAAAAAAACTATTGCCTTCAACGGTCGTCCAACCCTATTAGGGGCAAAGCTCATATCGTGAAATACTTGATATACACAACAACCTGATCCTTCTCACGCACAAGATGCGCTTGAATGTAAAAGCCGCCTTGATGCGAAAACTTGGAACGGATTTCGTTCGTGAATGAAGCAGGCCACCAGTTGCACCTGCTGTTCGCAAAATCCACATGAAACTTGCCCGGAAACTCCTTCATCGCCACTAGGCGCTTCTCCATCAAGTCTTCGGTCCCCGATGGCATCTCGATCTTCGCGAAAACGATGGGATCAATCGGTGGCTTGTAATGAAAGCGTAACCCTCTGGCACCCGCTGGAAGCACTAAAGCCGTTTCTGTTTCAATCTTTTTGAGCGCGTCCGCGGTAAATGATTTTTCATCCAGTTCGAACTCGGTGAGATAGAGGTCCTTTTTACTGCCGCTGAGAGAATAGCCAAGTCCTCCAATAGCCAAGATAGCTAACAGGATGAAGAACCCTTTGCGCATGAGGAGAATGTAATTTTAGCGACCACTGGCGGTCAAATTGAAAGACGAACGTTAAGGCATCACCTTTGGTCTTTTGGGCTTGAAGCTTCTCTGGAGCTTTGAGCTTGGGATTTGGAGCTTTCTAAAAAGCGTGCAACCCCGCTGCATTTCTGTCTAATGAAGGCATGGATGCTTTGTTGAAATTGTTGCACGACAACGCCGCGCTGAAGCCCGCGCAATTGTCCGCCATGCTGAACCAGCCGGAGGCCGAGATCACGGCCAAGATCCGGGGCTATGAAGAGGATCAGGTCATCCTCGGCTACCGCACCATCCTCAATGAGGAAAAGCTGGGTGTGAACATTGTCCGCGCCGTGATCGAGGTGAAGATCACGCCCGAACGCGAAGGCGGCTTCGACCGCATCGCCCAGCGCATCGCCAAGTATGACGAGGTGCGCTCCTGCTATCTTATGTCCGGTGGTTACGACCTGCTCGTCATCGTGGAAGGCGAAGACCTGCGCGAAGTCGCCCGCTTCGTCTCCGAGAAGCTCGCCACGATCCAGGGCGTCCTCTCCACCGGCACGCACTTCATGCTCAAGCCCTACAAGGAACAGGGCGTGTTGATGAAGAAAGAGCTGAACGAAGAACGCCTCGCCGTGACGCCTTAAGCTCAAACCATTTTAGAAAAGCAAAAGGGCCGCCATCAGGCGGCCCTTTGTATTTTCTAAATTTCAGTCCGGCTTACTTCGCCTTCGGCGGAGTCGGGCCGTAGAACTTGTAGTTGATGCCCTGCCCATCCACCGAGATGCCGCCCACGGAGTAGTGGAAGTATTTCTCGATGGCGGAGAATTCCGGCAGCAACGTGAAGTCGAACCACTCAGCACGACGCTTCTTGCCTTCCTCATTCACCGCACCGCCTGAGAACAGCATGTCGAACATCTCCGGATTCTTGCGCAGCGCATTGATAACGATCTTGGAGGTGATGGCCTGGTTCTCA from Verrucomicrobiia bacterium includes these protein-coding regions:
- a CDS encoding tetratricopeptide repeat protein; this encodes MAIKKEKKLRFEHPDNLLFDAAIGWSMLGNSREAVIELQSLTPAGRDQPEVLELLWGLHAELKEWAESLVVAERLVEIAPTNAFGWIHRAYSLRRAPGGGLEKAWHALRPAADLFTGEKTIPYNLACYATQMGRLDEAWSWLQRAMDVAGDVRTIKAMAMVDDDLKPLWERIEAL
- a CDS encoding Lrp/AsnC family transcriptional regulator, which produces MDALLKLLHDNAALKPAQLSAMLNQPEAEITAKIRGYEEDQVILGYRTILNEEKLGVNIVRAVIEVKITPEREGGFDRIAQRIAKYDEVRSCYLMSGGYDLLVIVEGEDLREVARFVSEKLATIQGVLSTGTHFMLKPYKEQGVLMKKELNEERLAVTP
- a CDS encoding TIM-barrel domain-containing protein, which translates into the protein MGKRPEPKPVVFTDLKLKTASTQAASLLTQAGRVEISVLAPDLIRLRATRNKSFNEGSFAVVEQSRSAVPTRITERKQHLELSTEQFRFRLNKQTGSWRVTDSKDWVILESIGAIEHTKKTGITTRLKLEPKESILGLGECTGPLNKRGLIRDFWNIDVLGHASCMHPALRSLYIAIPFGIGWRQGRAFGIFWDNPGRQSWDLGCTDDKTWKLTATTGDVDLYIFLGPALPQIISRFSELTGRMPLPPKWSLGYHQSRYGYPSRERIEEIARTLRRKQIPCDSIHLDIPHMDAYRVFTFGKTFPKPGEMIRQLAIKGFKLTAILDPGVKIDRKFPVYQRGRRFDSFVKDAHGKDVVGKVWPGKSVFPDFFQIDVRNWWGEEQGALSRLGIQGFWNDMSEPAAFDLPGKTLPLDARHHTTFGSKSHAEIHNAYGLHMTHATYDGMLAAAPDRRPFVLSRGGYAGIQRYAAISTGDNSSTWENLTETIPMLLNLSLSGVPNCGADVGGFLESASGELLARWMQLATFTPYFRNHTNNESKDQEPWAFGTEVEGICRRYIQLRYQLLPYLYCLFAEARETGAPIMRPLAWHHPQDAIAAACGDQFLLGENVLVAPILQPGGVARSVYLPRGTWFNFWNGEAFDGGQHILVQAPLDTIPVFVRAGTILPFGPVQQYVGEVAEPFQTLHIWPGGNGVLDWYEDDGVSNDHLTGQFSRRRLTTKPIGEQTEIVIGTNEGEFHSPHQAWRVMLHQQDKKPKLTINGRTFTPHHEKDWGLAIIDLPVVKQEIRVLVK
- a CDS encoding ribonuclease E inhibitor RraB — translated: MNYPDDANGDVFRRMESHGFDFSKEHVVDFHAVYATEAEADQIARIYVADLKSGERLENIETKPYPEGGMELTLSKRMMVTYDGINAFEKTLAERTSHVDGYLDGWGVMQE
- a CDS encoding class I SAM-dependent methyltransferase, which translates into the protein MPHLIYLLALCLCANLSFAQEKEKVTLESGRYEQRHRAGFDGTGRYYMGREIAHVMGHQAADWLERPEREQEEHTTEMIKLLDLKPGEKAADIGAGTGYITRRLAEGVGKSGSVYGVEIQQEMLDLLQKNMRERGHTNIISVLGTVSDPKLPANTLDLIIMVDVYHEFSHPYEMMDNMVKALKPGGRIAFVEFKAEDQSVPIKRTHKMSEAQVKKEALVFKDLEWSKTHTTLPWQHVIVFKKKAATPVKDR
- a CDS encoding Shedu anti-phage system protein SduA domain-containing protein, with translation MPISFQLKQFPSGFSLNTAAAGETVEVIFRELVGPKDAHLADRLEQLHGCLFSKIPGFPHPFQIHHLLVVVNADLSATAYVNELDMKMTVKSNRSIKSGEDVYVNDISDIPEVDVGVSIPVDAAFVVVQSFGWRRSVFYDFGPLAFEKNQRVYRIEDMLAQQTLVLFGLKQMLPQGVARIAEMENSLKLLQALLDSNCEEESKYQQILTRSEWMLAGNYSQLLRHAKMDDINIPDFTAVRCYDGCHDVIELKHPFLKLFKSDGNLSAEFNDAWNQAERYLDFCVRQRAYLQDQKKLFFENPRCVLIIGYNLTEDQKRHILMKQGMNKAITVFTYDQLVSIAKRILRLVKDAGDGVQPGLR